The Marmota flaviventris isolate mMarFla1 chromosome 5, mMarFla1.hap1, whole genome shotgun sequence genome includes the window CCATTGGAAATGCTGGCAGTTTCcctgttcctattttttttctgaaatttaatgaGAGGATTTATTCTCAAAAATATCAATCTCAATATTGGTATTCAAGTTTCTTAAATAATATGTTCCTGCatatgaaaaagattttttaaatttgaactgTTTCTCAAATTTTACTATGTCTCAAGTTCCCTAATGTAATCCCTTAACCATTTATGGATTCTCAAAGGTAAATTATCAGaatgtaatctttttaaaataatatagttttaaaattcttatggCAGAGATAGGCAGTGGGGCAAAACTATATTCCCATCTTCCTAAAAGATTGAGGCACAAATTTACTTGAGCCAGGAGGGTAGGGTTCAGTTTGGGAAATATAAGAGAGAcatctcttaaaataatttattattttattttcagtgcatGATCCAAACTATTGAGTAATTGCAATGAACATATGTTGTACTTTAGGTaacagtttttttgttgttttgttttttttttgttgttgttgctgttgttgttcttttcttttcttttcttttccatggaGGGAAGAATTGAAACCAGGCCTTTTAACATGCTGAGCAGTTGCTCTACAATTAAGACTGGCTGCCAGCCTTCTCTTTAAAGTTGATGATCCtgaaaatctttttatttgaatAGTTCAGAGAAAATACGCAAATTCTTTCACTTGAAATAGGaagatgttaaattttttaaaaaatcacatgataaaGACAAGCAACTTAAAGAGTTCAGGTGCTTAATTTTACATCTTCTTTGacaccttttgtttttgttttggacagAGTCTCATTTCACAGAGacccagaatttttcttttacttattaaatttAACAACACTTTATTCTTTACTGGGTTAGTGAAAATATTGTATCCCAAATGCTCAGAAACATTCCCTTAGTTCAGGCCTGTGTCATCTTTATTTTGCACTGATGCCTTCTAACTACTGTTCTCCATTCATTCTTATGCACCTCAACTTCACCTGCCCACATTCTGGGTGATCTACTTCCAATGCAAATATGACATGAATCATTCTTTAGAACAAGAATatcaaaacattttacatttacatataaatctttcatattttgatatttgcctaattatctttatctctttcctccctctaccCTTTCCTCTGGTATTACTCTTCATGGATCCCTACATATTTAGACAAATACAGATCCCATGTAATAGTCATCTTCCTCAGTTGCTACTGCTTATCAAGCTCTTATCCTTTCCTATAAGCTAGCTGATAATATCAGTTTTTATATCCCTGCTCAGGCATTATTGCTAGACATTATCTCTGATACCATTTATCTACATTAGCACTTACCAGAAACTCAAACATAATTAATGAGTCAAATAAATAGACACCATTTTCACAGAGATGACTGGAAATATTATCTCCTCTTCACAAACAAAAGGGACTGTCAACTAAAGAAACAATTTACTGTTTAAGTTAAAAGGATATAGTGGACAAAATTGATAAAGTACTAATGTTGGCTTGagtaaagaaacaattttattgcAATAACTAGAGTCCAAATCAACTGGAAGTGCATGAAGCACACTGTGTCTTTAGAGTAGCAAATAATATTGTCACAATTTCAGATAAGGAACAGGGTGGTCACAGATAAAAGTGTAAAAATTATCTCTCACTTTGGAGGCCATTAATGATGAACAGGAgttgcataaaatttatttttatgaggtaaaAAATAGTGAACAATgtgaatttctgatttttatctattttaaaattttgtttctaagaattggTACATTTATACTGATTAGGTGTTTTGTGGATGAATCTTTGAGATATTTCTTTGCATTCAATCTGGTGACATTCACTTTCtccacaaagaaatattttgacaAGCAAAAGATTCTGTTTGGATAATCAGAAATATTTCCTAAAGAAGACAAGATTTATTGGACACAGTGGAGCACATCCACTAGACTTTAAGCTAAACACCAAAAGAGGTTTTATCCCATAGAACATAGTACACACACGTCTTAGGTACTCTACATTTGTATAGTGTATGAATACTGCATGTGAAAATATACAGTCATTCACTTATGAAAATtactcacatattatttctattttgttttcttcctgataCAAATTCTGTTATCCAATTAAAACATTTGAATGCAGGTTCTTCACATcacataataaaacataaaaaacgTTACTGCTCACAGTGTTTActacaaaaaaatgcaaaactggAAAATGAACTTTATGAACTTGAAAAGAAATATGCTGAAGTAAAAAGTGTAACATCAGagcttaaaaaggaaaatgtagcATGTAAACAAGAACTTCAAAATATAAGGTATGATACGCTACTTTCTTAGgtccttgttaagttgctgaagttggcatTGATCTTCAGATACTCCTGCCCTAGTTActgagattaaaggcatgtaccaccacacctgaatAGGAATCTATTTCTATAACAAATAGAAATTTCAGTGgttttgtatctatatttttgccttttgGAGTACAATCAATGTTTCAAGGAATGAAATTTAGAAAACCAGTTTTCTCTATTTGTTTAATTTACTCTGAATACATTTTCAATGTAGAATTATTTGATtagagatactttttaaaaaggtatttgaTAGATTTCTAAATTCCTCTCAAGAAAGTTTATGTTATTTACAATTCTCCCAAAGATAATAAAATGGGCATTTTTCACTGtccagaaacattttaaaacatttatagtttttcttctgctatataggatcaaacccaggggttaGTTCAACTAAGTAGATATGCTAGTACTGAGCTAGACCCTCAGCTACAGTTTTAATattaacattcatttaaaaatgaaatggaaagggattactgattattttattcaaattaactctggtttataaataaaacttcttcttatttctttgttgaaaaGACCCATACTCTTAATTATTGGATTAAATATTAGGTTCAGTCTTGTTCCAAAGGGGATTTTGTCttgttacaaaatatataatgattaaCAAGGTAAGTGCTACCATAAGAGAAACATAAAAGGTagaataaagttatatttttctcaggaaaaatcaaatttaagacAAACATATTTTACTGCAGATGTgcctttaaaaaggaagagaatacaAGAAATGATTCTCTGTTTCTTGAACCAAATAGGGAcaagttaaatgaaataacaaatgaagataataaaggaattaaaaagaaacctgaaaCATCTGTCAGAAAATTTGATACAGAATTAAATATTACAGCAGATGAATTTAATCAGGTAAATGAGCtttcagtacatttttaaattttttattttatttcagcaaaCTTATTTATACTATCCCTTTAACATACTATATGCAGCCATGTTTCACTTCATGAAGGGTATATGATCTGAGAAGTATGCTGTTTGGCAATTGTACCAACATACAATCATCATAAGTGTGTACTTGCACAAACTTCAGACATCTACCACAATACCAGAATAAATAATCTTCCAGGATCTCCATTGTACATGCAGTGTATATTCTCACAAAGCATTGGTATGTGGAGTGTGACACTATTATTttggtttaaaacaaaattttatctcACCCTAAAATTAATTGATGACATTTGTTGCAAGATTAATTATTGCAAATCTTGGCATCTAGTAGATGCTCCATATTTGTTTCCTGAGTGAAAGAGTTGAGTTTAATCACTGATATGATTATCAATTTTACTGCAGATGTGCCTTAAAAAAGGAGGGGCTTTGGCTATAGCTTAGTGTCAGAgagcttgcctatcatgtgtgaggcactgggttcgatcctcagcaccacaaaaaaataaacagaaaaaataaaggcattatttccatctacaacatacaaaaaaaataaagtatttttttaaaaaagaggagaaTAGAAGAAATGCTTCTCTGTTTTTTGAGCAAAATAAggacaaattaaaagaaaaagtaaatgaagataataaaaatatttttaaaatgttaaggtaTAGAGTAAATAGATTTGAAACtagttaaatattttgtttaaaaaactcTTCACAATTGCATTTATcctgtatttaataaatatctttactctttgaggatttttttctgtcatttatgcAGTTTAAATTTGAGTAATTCATGTGTGATAAAGATTTGTGTGCTTTAATAATCTACTTCTTTAGAATGGTTATTTAATTTGAAGATACTACTATTAATTAAGCTTTTAGACTTTCTACTCCCTACTGAGATAAGGCCAAAACCTACTGAAAAATCTCTAGGTCTCATCAGAACAAAATGACACCTATAGGTAACTTTCTTGAGAACAGTTTGCCTGAATTTACAAGATGGGATTCCAGCAAAACATTTTGCAAACAAAAACTGATAAATAGGGCCAAAACTGAAATCAACTGTTTTCCTCTGTTgttttcaagtgtgtgtgtgtgtgtgtgtgtgtgtgtgtgtgtgtgtgtgtgtgtgaatagtaACTGTATCCATCatgaaaaacataaatgtataaCCATAAGTTGCATATTTAGGGAGTGAGGGTGTGGGCATTTTTGTCCCACTGGATTAAGTAATGTTATTATTCAATTCCATTTGTCTGCAGCACTCCAGTGGTGGTTTTCACAGTGTCCTGTTTCAGAGAAaaggcttttaatatttttcacagGATTTGATGATTTTTCTAGGATCTCAAAACCCTTGATTTCTAACAATAGATCTTCTGGTTTGGGGAAGTGATTTTTCTCCCTTGTTGTGTTAATGTGAAGATGTGCTTTTTACTATACCACTTTTAAGTAAGAAGGAAAAATGTGGCTAGCAGAGATCCTGGTTTTTGGATATCATTTCCTCACTTTTGACAAGAGAAATACTTTGCATCAAGTAATCTCCTATTTTATATAGAACACTTTGGTAAATAATGATATACCATGATATGTACGCAGTAATAACTTACTGGTATTTGTTCCTAATAAATTGGGTcagtttattttctctatttcacaCTTATTATGTTTCAAACTTCACtaagaacaaacaaataatacTGAGCAGCAACTTAGAAATTGTTTTTGCCATTAGTATCTTGCAACACAAGCCTTCTCTGATGTTTATACATTCACAGGACAGAATGGTGGATGAGCACTAGAAGCAGAGGTGGAAGGCTTGAATAAAATCTCacaacttggggctggggttgtggctcagaaatagagtgctcacctagcacaggtgaggccctaggtttgctCCTCAACACCACTTAAGTAAacaaatagatagataaaggtattaaaaaaatctcactaCTTGCCTATATTTTTGGCCCCACCCTGCTTTCCAGAATTGTGTTTATTGATAAACATACATATGCTAAGTGCTGACCCTAGTTCTATCATTTATTAATATGTGCAATTCTCATATCATAACTGGTATCCTGATCTTCCTTCCAAACAGGTTTCACAGTTGGAAATGACAACCAGTGACCTAGAAAATGAGATTGGTCAGAAAAGAGATACTCTCAGAGTAAGGACTTTGGtttcagaacaagaaaaaagacaTACATATCAAAATGAACAAAGGGAAATGGAAGAACACATCAGAAAGCAGGAATCTATTAGAGAGAGGAGAATATGTAGACTCCAAAGTGAAATTACACAGCTTCAACAGGAATTTCATGACCTTAAAAACAAACTTGAAAATCAAATCGATACATTCACTCATAACCAAAACCAATGTTTTAACATTATAAGACAATTGCAAGCTCAGAATGAAAGATACCGTCTCTTTCTGGAAAGCAGAAATATGAGGTTAATCCATGAAAATAGTCTTTTACAAAAAGATAGCAGTatgaaaagagaaagcagaaaatgaAGGTAAGTATCAAGCAAGTAAACTATTTGAATTGTCTTTGAAGGGGCACTCAAAGTGATATTTGTGTATGGCTAAATGTTGCATCTAGGTGaatgtaaaaattcaaatattataaacacattttctgTCTCAACACAGAAACATAACTGATTTCCAGCAAATACAACTTAGACCTCATTGAAGTGATAAGTCTTCCAATTTCCATGATCTGATTGTTATACAGTGTGTGCCCATTTTGAAATAACACTCTACCTCATAAATGTGTACAGTTATAAGCCAATTAAGCACAGAAGACTTAGAGTTACATagaactcattttaaaatttaagaaaaaaaatattgaaacccTTGGACCTAATAGATACTTCATTTTGAGTAAAGAATTGTAAAGTTTTAAGACGTTGAATTATAGATTTTCAGTAGCTATATATGCTGACATTCATAATATATTCTCAATAATGTTGAAACAATATCTATATTTgttgctgataattgaacccccAAAGCTTTGCACATGATAATCACATGATCTACCACTGGAATACACACCATCCCCATGTCTTCCTGTTGCCAAACTTTAAGACCATGAggaaatagataaatggaaatgcTTATACCTAATTGCAATTAACATTTCATTACAGATTTCCCAGCCGAACTGAAATGCAGATGCTGTATTTCATGATATATTTCTTTCActaaatgttatatatttctaGTTGGTAGATTTAATTGTATTCATGTCAAATTGATTTAAATCAAAAAAATAGCTGTCTAGATTTCATTTATCTTCATGACCTCTCAACTATTTAAAAGCATCTACTTTTCATGATCATAAATTGAGACAAATGTGATAAATTGCAGCAAAACCATGGTTGATTAAATCTGTAATTTATTGATTATATCCATGATATCTTGCTCAGACTATTCTTCAAAACTCAATTGCTATCATGAAAAGGATATAGACTCATCCAGTACAAAGATAGTTGTACTCATCTATGATTCATTAATTTGAAACTGAATCTCCATTTCTAGACTATGAGGATGGCAGGATTCAGGTACAGCAGGAAAAGTATGAGgacaaatgagattttttttaaaatgcatgtcatttaggaaaaaaattgaaatactaaATAATTGTCTTGTGCAATCCTCAAAGAATCAAAAAGAGCCTACAGAAGGGTAATATAATACTAACAGACTCCTGATGGAGAAACAGCAAAGCCAAATGCCATATTGTCCTCTGTGAACAAGTTCTGTCCCAATGCACTCTTGGATTACATATAATTGGTTACCTCACAACAGTtttattcaaagagaaaatgtAGTGAATCCTACCAAAACTGTGTAGCTTCAGGTCAAAGCATTGAGAACTAACTGCTGAGATTAGTtacattatatttctcttttgggtttcagatttgatttctGGTAGTCTTGTTCTGGCTTTGGTGAAATATGAGTTGTTAAGTTATGAATGTTAAGTAAAGGTCATGTTaacctatattaaaaaaaaacaaaaatatcttacattttttaaaagaaatcactgGAGGTCTCATTTTCAAGAGACAGTTACTTCTTAACTGTATTTAACTGAACTTATAATTTGAGCtttcctaaaattaatttttaaaataaatatcactgtCCATAATTGAAAAGAGATATTGAAGTGATTGATATAGCTTCTGTGTGATTTTAGTTTGTCTGTGCTTTTAACACTTTCGTTTATCCAGCACCACCCCCAAGGTTTCCACTCAGTCAAAAGTGTATGATTGATACTCAAAAATTTCACCAATATGGATGTTTATAATGTAAaggaatattaaataattttataaattaaataagcttgtaacactaaaattatttgatttctgCTTTTGCTAAATTGTTTTGACAGttccttaataaaaatatatcctcAGTTGTTTTTACTTACATAATCTTTATCATAGTTCttgtaaaatatgtttattgtttCACTGTTACTgctattataatatatttaaactagTTGAATTAAGCATGTATTCAAATTTGTAAAACAAGGAGCCCATAGTTTCATACAGAACTGTCACTGTGAATGAGTATAAGGTTTCAGATTTTCCATCCCTCTTTATGAATACAATAATCATGTACTAAGGTACTATGGCAAGCACTGGGATGACAAGATGGAGATGATAAAGGCCATTCCTCAACAATTATATACTGGTAATTTTCATACAGATTAATGGGCAGTATAGCAGTGCTATACTAAGACCATTTTTATGTATCTAAGAATTTTGATGACTGGAAGCAGTCTAAGGTGGCAGTGATATCAAGAGTCTTTGAAAAGCAACCACTATAAAACAGAATCAATTATAATCTTTCTATCATCTTATGTACATTGAGCACTGATCCCATCTTCCTGGAGTTATAACAGGAACCTTGCAGTCCCACCATgtgatttcctaatatttttgCAAGATTTACATATTATTCCAAAAATGATGAGCTCTATTTAAGagttaataaggaaaataatgttcAACTATGTTGGACCCATTTTAAGATATTTCTATAATGTTTGACCATTTTTTATTAGGGGGACTCTTACAGCAGTGAGATATCTgttagaaaatcataaaaataaaagatagcatCTTGTTTTCATTATGTGTCATTGttgttaaaatatcaatttcatCACACCTTGTCTTAGAGCTTCAATGGTATTTTGATGATCTTAACTCCTATGTTAAAAAGAGGCCTCACTTTTTATGTGgatttgagtttaaaaaaaattataggaatcAAAAAGAGCCTAGAGGGAGGGTAATACTAGCAGACTCCTGATAAAGAAACAGCACATCTAAGTTATATAAAACGCCATTGCAGTAGAATACTTGAAAAGGGAACattgaatacataaattaaaGGTCAAAGGTAGgtgttatgtattttttaactgtTTCTTAGATTATATGCAtacttttctggaaaatttgagaGAAATGGGCCTGAATTGCTTCAAAGTCATAAAATTGGATGACTGTGtacaaaaagagaatgaaagtttaatatttctgtaatttattaAGCACAATGCAAATACAAGATATTCTCATTAGTTCTTACCAGAAAAATCATGTAATTGTTTTACAAGACAATCATGAATGAGTGTGTAAATGCAGATACAATGCAAAGGAAGATTTTGGGGGGATCAACTATTTTTTGTAGAGAAAGTTATGTTTGTTATTTACTTCCTTATAGGCtagtttatttgaaattcaatctAGTAGTCTGTAGATTTCCCTGTGGAGGATTAATTTTTCAAATCACGTTAACCTTAATGAGAGACTTTACAAAGCACTCCTCTATCAAGATAGAGGCACCTCTCCTTAATCACTGAAGAATGCCTCCAAAGGTGAAGGCAGGAGAGGAAAACGGAACTACGGAGGAAGAgagatcaaattattttatgtgcatcTTTTAATAGTTCATAATTAATACCACTTCTGTGTATAGTTAAATGacagtaagaattttaaaatactttcacttAACAAAGAAAGatggcctctcagtgtcaccagttgctgtgtgcgcagaggaccgagctagctctcaataaacgcctctttgctgcttacatagatttttaaaaaaggagaagaagaaggataagaCTAGAAATCTATCAAAAGAATTTATCTTCACATGTAAAAAATGTAAAGTCATTAAACATCACGTCATTATTATCACAAAATAGTACTTATTATGTTCATTAATCTACTTTAGACCCTGTTTGTAGAATTAGCAAGATAATTgcttttatacaaaaaaatatgcacaaacaaacaaaaaaaaactagatgGCCACACTTAACAAATAGCTGGAagtatttctacat containing:
- the LOC139705896 gene encoding ankyrin repeat domain-containing protein 26-like; the protein is MKPSIIIKDSLLYKSKQKQERRTLKSGSSHHIIKHKKRYCSQCLLQKNAKLENELYELEKKYAEVKSVTSELKKENVACKQELQNIRDKLNEITNEDNKGIKKKPETSVRKFDTELNITADEFNQVSQLEMTTSDLENEIGQKRDTLRVRTLVSEQEKRHTYQNEQREMEEHIRKQESIRERRICRLQSEITQLQQEFHDLKNKLENQIDTFTHNQNQCFNIIRQLQAQNERYRLFLESRNMRLIHENSLLQKDSSMKRESRK